The genomic region GCGCGACTTCATGTGGAAGCTCCTGACCGGTGCGGAAAAGATGCACGGGCACGACCGCCACATCGTTCACCGTGACATCAAGCCAGCCAATATCCTCGTCGGGAGAAACGGGGAGCTCGTCAAGATTTGCGACCTCGGGCTGGCCATGTCCATGTCCGGCTGGCCGCCGTACAACCGGGCCGGCACGACGTCCTACATGGCGCCCGAGATGATCCTTGGcaagaaggactacgacgcgcaaGTGGACACGTGGTCCATCGGCTGCGTCTTTGCCGAACTGCTCACCGGCAAGACGATGTTCAAGGGCTACCTCGAAGATGACGACGAAGACAAGACGAAGAATGACATAAGGCAGCTGTGGAGCATCTTCTGTGTGCTCGGGATGCCGGACGAGAGGACGTGGCCAGGGTTCACCTCGCTGCCGCTCACCGCCGAGGCGCTGAGACGGCTGCCGGCGGGGTGCAAGTACAGCCGGCTGCGGTATTCTTTCCCTGAAGACAAGCTATCCGAGGAAGGATTTCAGGTGTTGCAAGGGCTCCTCACATGCAACCCCGAGAAGCGGCTGACGGCAGCCGCCGCGCTGAAGCACCCATGGTTCGATGCTCCTCgttccgccgctgccgccgccgccgctgcgaagGTCGACGCTCTGTCGTTTCCGAAAAAGAAGACACCAAGGATCAAGTTCATCCCGCCGGCCATGCCCCAGAAGAATCTACTCAAAATCCCACTGGCCGTGTGGAACGCAGCGCAAAGAGTGTAATGAAACTCTCTACTAGATGTGACTGTGCTTTGATAAGCCATCTATGTAAATGCTTGCATAAGCTTCAAAAAAAATGTAAATGCTTGCATAAACTCTCTTGATGTATTGTAACTGTGTGCTTGGATGAGCCATCTATGAGCCATCAAGTAGAACTTGATCGCCGGATCGGCCATTAGTGTTGGCCTGCTTTTCTGAATTTTATGTGTCATTGTGTACATGTTCAGAGAATCAGAGATGTGTAATTGCGAGGTTGTGTTCAGAGATCCATTTGAGTGCTGGCATGTTTGTTACAGATGCTCAGTTGTTATTGAGTTATACTGTACAATTTGTGCTGTTTTTCCAAAATCATGAACTGATGATAAATATGCAGTACAAATGTTCTAAGCAACAGAAATCTATAGAGTGATGGATGAGTTGGTACTAGTTAAACAAATTTTCCACCATCTTTTCCATATGCAGGTTTCTTACTGTGAAATACTctctccattccataatgtagtgcttcctctatccacgtgattcaactttgaccgtaaatttaactaccaagaccgattgcggcggaagcaaaaattatatcagtgaattcgtattcgaaagaagtttttaattatataattttttcttccgccgtagttggtctcgttggttaatttatggtcaaagttggatctcaggaagcgcgggcgcactatattttggaatggagggagtagataggAAAATCAAGTACCTGCTCTCtccgtaagagcatctccaacaggcgccggtTGTGCCGCGCGCAAAAAACAAATATGCCGCGCGCGCATCGCCTGGTTTGACGCGCcacgcagcgctggctccagcaaccgcgctaaaatgcagcgcgcgcgcgccgctccagcagagcGCAAAAATGCAACGCGCGCGactcgcacaaacaacatatgcattcgAAAATAGAAGCAAAAAGAtcaaaacaaacaaaaataaatagtttaatttcgtttattacaactcaaacaaacagtttaccgttcaatacaacaaatagtgcaattaaacacaacaaatagttcaacaatacaataacaaacgcacaaatcatgatgctctttgtcgtccatttcatgcccaccactcctcaatgagatccttctgaagatcattaTGCGCTGCGGGAcatcgaatggcatgataggaggcaacaaaatggaccaccctttcagccctccgtcgcactcgcacgggatatCCCTATAAcgtcctcgatgcggctatatctcacacgtgtcgaagcacgacttagaggcataaccgcattgaaagcaatatcgcaagtgaggtaatctccacacaacccatgtaatacataagggaaaaagatacatagttggcttacaatcgccacttcacacaatacatgaataaatcattacaacatccaaatacaatcaaggtccgactacgaaaccaaaataaaagaagaacccccaaATGCGGCAAGgttcccgatcgaccccaactgggctccactactgatcaactagaacgaaacaacacaaagggcaagatcttcatcgagctcctccttgagcttggttgcgtcatctgcatggttcaacggcacctgcaagctggttttggaagtatctgtgagtcacggggactcagcaatctcacaccctcgcgatcaagactatttaagcttatgggtaaggtaaaaggtatgaggtggagctgcagcaagcgactagcatatatggtggctaacatacgcaaatgagagcgagaagagaaggcaaagcatggtcgataaaagtatgatcaagaactgatcctagaacaacctacgtcaagcataactccaataccgtgttcacttcccggactccgccggaaagagaccatcacggttacacacgcggttgatgtattttaattaagatcaacttcaggttttctacaaccggacgttaacaaattcccatctgcccataactgtgggcacggctttcgaaagttcaaatccctgcaggggtgtcccaacttagcccatcacaagctctcacggtcaacgaaggatattccttctagcgggaagacccaatcaggctcggaatcccggttacaagacatcctcgacaatggtaaaacaagtccagcaagaccgcccgatgcgccgacatcctgatgggagctgcacatatctcgttctcagggcaacaccggatgaacactacgtacagctaaaaccagccctcaagtttccccgaggtggcgccgcaagtggctctagtttggaccaacacttagacaagcactggcccgggggggttaaaataaaaatgaccctcgggatgcgcgactctcaagggaaaaggctaggtggcgaatggtaaaaccaaggttgggccttgctggaggagttttattcaaggtgaactgtcaaggggttcccattataacccaaccgcgtaaggaacgcaaaatccggaaacataacaccgatatgacggaaactagggcggcaagagtggaacaaaacaccaggcataaggccgagccaaaacggaagaggaagataagcggtaaaactaagttgcttctttgacaaacgagtgaaaccaaagaaccttgagaggttgagcaaattgAAAAGAAGAAAACAACGGAGATGAACCAAGTTGAAAACACTTCGGTTAAATGGACAATCATgtaaagaacatgatctttgacaaacgagGTGATGGGTTGAGAAGATCAATATCACAATGCCTCTGATacgaaagaatagaatatagataattgaaataggagaaatgaggagaaaatgccaacttctgccaaaagagcttgagaaggcatccttaggagaagggtcaaaCGGAATTGTTGGAACATCAACAACGGAAGGACAAGCTTGAAGTGGGCTTATAGAAGGCAtatcaacattatgaggtgacaacttgccactcacggaaaagattggatttatatgaacaagaagacgagaaacttattcaccggaaggataaaagaagaacttgggtcatttatgagcaccataaacagcaacaatccttagggaaggctttaggtgaactgtcacccaagataactccaaagaagagattgatggatttaaaatacctcattcttaacaacatctgaatcatgaaacatgaactcaaattatcaagaatggcataataccaccttcaatgatacagaagaaagaattgcactccggattgcaagatgaagaatgcttgaacttctctgaaaagaatcttgatgaacactttgagaaggaattaaattctggatgaaccatcatgtagaaccttgatgaagaactccggtaacaaaagaatgatcaaacgaaaggaaggagaagttgaaaacacaaggtaaatccttgcaatgattagatggatcctCGCGATGGAATAATTAAGAGAACTTGGAACTCTGGGAAAAGAATTGTAAggtcatatttatccctaagtgttttggtgattgatgacaatgcatttgtggactaatcgtgtgccatgagctTTCCAGACTCTTCCCtgctaggcacaagatgattgggtgcccctcaaagactgacgaagacggcatcttttctacgtttctttttggtgtatttgagtcgtaggaaagccgtactattaagagcgggtccgcgttggaaaggtttgggtggaatcatcacgtacacgtctccttttatcccctccttcttccttggagcttcctccgttttcctGCCATAGTTGACTGACTGCTTgtgtggttgcggtagtaccgctccaggattaacggtagtaccgtgggcatccacggtagtaccgcgcagtggcacggtagtaccgctggtgctcacggtagtaccgctcccccggaGCCTTACTACCGCTGCCCCAcccggctgaaggaaatatgccctagaggcaataataaagttattatttatttccttatatcatgataaaagtttattattcatgctagaattgtattaaccggaaacataatacatgtgtgaatacatagacaaacagagtgtcactagtatgcctctacttgactagctcgttaatcaaagatggttatgtttcctaaccatggacaaagagttgttatttgattaacgggatcacatcattagttgaatgatctgattgacatgacccattccattagcttagcacccgatcgtttagtatgttgctattgctttcttcatgacttatacatgttcctatgactattatgcaactcccgtttgccagaggaacactttgtgtgctaccaaacgtcacaacgtaactgggtgattataaaggagctctacaggtgtctccaaaggtacatgttgggttggcgtatttcgagattaggatttgtcactccgattgtcggagaggtatctctgggccctctcgataatgcacatcacttaagccttgcaagcattgcaactaatgagttagttgcgggatgatgtattacagaacgagtaaagagacttgccagtaacgagattgaactaggtataggataccgacgatcgaatctcgggcaagtaacataccaatgacaaagggaacaacatatgttgttatgcggtctgaccgataaaagatcttcatagaatatgtaggagccaatatgagcatccaggttccgctattggttattgaccggagacgtgtctcggtcatgtctacattgttatcgaacccgtagggtccgcacgcttaaggttacgatgacaattatattatgagtttatgcattttgatgtaccgaaggttgttcggagtcccggatgtgatcacggacatgacgaggagtctcgaaatggtcgagacataaagattgatatattggaagcctatgtttggatatcggaagtgttccggtaccgggaggttaccggaaccccccgggaggtatatgggccttagtgggccttagtggaagagaggagaggtggccagagatgggccgcacacccctcccccctggtccggataggacaaggagagggggccagccccccttcctcctctctatcctcttccccccccccccccgcgaatcctattccaactaggaaatgaggggagtcctactcccggagggagtaggactcctcctggcgcgccctatgatggccggccggcccccctcccttgagcctttatatacggaggcaggggcacccctagagacacaagttgatccacgtgatcatattcttagccatgtgcggtgcccccttccacgacagtcctcgataatattgtagcggtgcttaggcgaagccctgcaacagtagcacatcaagatcatcaccacgccgtcgtgctgacggaactcttccccaacactttgctggatcggagtccgcggatcgtcatcgagctgaacgtgtgctagaactcggaggtgtcgtagttttggtgcttgatcggtcgggctgtgaagacgtatgactacatcaaccaagttaacgcttccgttgtcgatctacaagggtacgtagatcacactctcccctctcgttgctatgcatcaccatgatcttgcgtgtgcgtaggaattttttttgaaattactacgttccccaatagtggcatccgagcctaggttttatatgttgatgttatatgcacgagtagaacacaagtgagttgtgggcgatataagtcatactgcttaccagcatgtcatactttggttcggcggtattgttggatgaagccgcccagaccgacattacgcgtacgcttacgcgagaccggttctcccgacgtgctttgcacataggtggcttgcgggtgacagtttctccaactttagttgaaccgagtgtggctacgcccggtccttgtgaaggttaaaacaacaccaacttgacaaactatcattgtggttttgatgcataggtaagattggttctttcttaagcccgtagcagccacgtaaaacatgcaacaacaaagtagaggacgtctaacttgtttttgcagggcatgttgtgatgtgatatggtcaagacatgatgctaaattttattgtatgagatgatcatgttttgtaaccgagttatcggcaactggcaggagccatatggttgtcgctttattgtatgcaatgcaatcgcgctgtaatgctttactttatcactaagcggtagcgatagtcgtggaagcataagattggcgagacgacaacgatgctacgatggagatcaaggtgtcgcgccggtgacgatggtgatcatgacggtgcttcggagatggagatcacaagcacaagatgatgatggccatatcatatcacttatattgattgcatgtgatgtttatcttttatgcatcttatcttgctttgattgacggtagcattataagatgatctctcactaaattatcaagaagtgttctccctgagtatgcaccgttgcgaaagttcttcgtgttgagacaccacgtgatgatcgggtgtgataggctctacgttcaaatacaacgggtgcaaaacagttgcacacgcggaatactcaggttatacttgacgagccaagcatatacagatatggcctcggaacaccgagaccgaaaggtcgagcgtgaatcatatagtagatatgatcaacatagtgatgttcaccaatgaaactactccatctcacgtgatgatcggacatggtttagttgatttggatcacgtaaccacttagagaattagagggatgtctatctaagtgggagttctttaagtaatatgattaattgaacctaaatttatcatgaacttagtacctgatagtatcttgcttgtttatgtatgattgtagataaatggcccgtgctgttgttccgttgaattttaatgcgttccttgagaaagcaaagttgaaagatgatggtagtgttggaaatatgccctagaggcaataataaaagtattattatatttcaatgttcatgataaatgtcttttattcatgctataactgtattatctggaaatcgtaatacacatgtgaatacttagaccacaatatgtccctggtgagcctctagttgaccagctcgttgtgatcaacagatagtcattgtttcctgactatggacattggatgtcgttgataacgggatcacatcattaggagaatgatgtgatggacaagacccaatcttaagcatagcataaaagatcgtgtagttcgttttgctagagctttgccagtgtcaagtatctcttccttcgaccatgagatcgtgtaactcccggataccgtaagagtgccttgggtgtatcaaacgtcacaacgtaactgggtgactataaaggtgcattacaggtatctccaaaagtagctgttgggttgacacggatcgagactgggatttgtcactccgtatgacggagaggtatctctgggcccactcggtaatgcatcatcataatgagctcaatgtgaccaaggtgttggacacgggatcatgcattacggtacgagtaaagtgacttgccggtaacgagactgaacaaggtattgggataccgacgatcgagtctcgggcaagtaacgtaccaattgacaaagggaattgcatacagggtttgatcgaatcctcgacatagtggttcatccgatgacaacatcgaggagcatgtgggagccatcatgggtatccagatcccgctgttggttattgactgagagcgtctcggtcatgtctgcatgtctcccgaacccgtagggtctacacacttaaggttcggtgacactagggttattaggaagactagtatgtgactaccgaatgttgttcggagtcccggatgggatcctggacgtcacgaggagatccggaatggtccagaggtaaagatttatatatgggaagttgtcaaacggacaccgggaagtttcggggtcataccggtattgtaccggggccaccggaagggttccgggggtccaccgggaggggccacccctcccggggggccacatgggctgcgtggggcagggatccagcccctggtgggttggccgcacccccctcccttgggcccatgcgcctagggttgagggggaaccctagagggggcgccccccttgacttggggggcaagccaccctctcccctcccccctaggccgccgcaccccccccctagatgggttctagggggccggcccccttctcccttccccctataaatagaggggtgaggggagggcagccgcaccaccctccaaggcgcagccctcccctccccaacacctctcctcctccgttgtgcgcttggcgaagccctgtcggagtactgcctctccaccatcaccacgccgtcgtgctgccggtggagctgtcttcctcaacctctccttcccccttgctggatcaagaaggaggagacgtctcccgtaccgtacgtgtgttgaacgcggaggtgctgtccgttcagcacttggtcatcggtgattcgaatcacgtcgagtacgactacatcatcaccttgcaagcttccgcacgcgatctacaagtggtatgtagatgcaaactctctcccttgactcgttgcttagatgaactcatagatggatcttggtgaaaccgtaagaaaaattttaattttctgcaacgttacccaacagtggcatcatgagctaggtctatgcgtagttctctttgcacgagtagaacacaattttgttgtgggcgtggattttgtcatcttacttgcctctactagtcttttcttgctcaacggtattgtgggatgaagcggcccggaccaaccttacacgtacgcttacgtgagaccggttccaccgactgacatgcactagttgcataaggtggctggcgggtgtctgtctctcccaccttagttggagcggaatcgatgaacagggcccttatgaagggtaaatagaagttgacaaaatcacgttgtggtaattcgtaggtaagaaaacgttcttgctagaacccaattgcagccacgtaaaagatgcaacaacaattagaggacgtctaacttgtttttgcagcgattgatcatgtgatgtgatatggccagaagttgtgatgaatgatgaattgtgatgtatgagatc from Triticum aestivum cultivar Chinese Spring chromosome 4A, IWGSC CS RefSeq v2.1, whole genome shotgun sequence harbors:
- the LOC123081702 gene encoding putative cyclin-dependent kinase F-2, which translates into the protein MDPYGSSSLPLLHHPSRRPLQQPRKFAMAARKRPAAVLDAGHGHATAQHQQSPTCCKRSRASIGSTDDYEKVARLGKGGFGVVHRMRHRVTKKNVAVKFLSSPDVEDLEREARFLEACDGNPYVVGFEGLLCDPATGDTAGLVMEYVEASSLHSLLWDRRSDPPLPESTVRDFMWKLLTGAEKMHGHDRHIVHRDIKPANILVGRNGELVKICDLGLAMSMSGWPPYNRAGTTSYMAPEMILGKKDYDAQVDTWSIGCVFAELLTGKTMFKGYLEDDDEDKTKNDIRQLWSIFCVLGMPDERTWPGFTSLPLTAEALRRLPAGCKYSRLRYSFPEDKLSEEGFQVLQGLLTCNPEKRLTAAAALKHPWFDAPRSAAAAAAAAKVDALSFPKKKTPRIKFIPPAMPQKNLLKIPLAVWNAAQRV